In Taeniopygia guttata chromosome Z, bTaeGut7.mat, whole genome shotgun sequence, one genomic interval encodes:
- the GRHPR gene encoding glyoxylate reductase/hydroxypyruvate reductase: MAVFVTRRIPAEGLRLLSQASGCRVQQWDSDEPVPRAELLAGVAGARGLLCLLSDRINREVLDAAGPGLKVISTLSVGFDHLALDEIKKRGIRVGYTPDVLTDATAELSVALLLSACRRLPEAAEQVKSGGWTTWKPLWMCGYGLSDSTVGIIGLGRIGQAVARRLKPFGVSKFLYTGSGPKPESAAEFGAEFVPLTRLAEESDFVVVTCALTPATQGLCNKDFFGRMKKTSVFVNTSRGAVVNQEDLYEALAQGRIAAAGLDVTTPEPLPTDHPLLSLRNCVILPHIGSATYATRSTMAVLAAKNLLAGLRGEPMPHELQL, encoded by the exons atggCGGTGTTCGTGACGCGGCGGATCCCGGCCGAGGGGCTGCGGCTGCTGTCCCAGGCCAGCGG GTGCCGCGTGCAGCAGTGGGACTCGGACGAGCCGGTGCCGCGGGCCGAGCTGCTGGCCGGCGTGGCGGGGGCCCGCGggctgctgtgcctgctctcGGACCGCATCAACCGCGAGGTGCTGGACGCGGCCG GGCCCGGCCTGAAGGTCATCAGCACGCTGTCCGTGGGCTTTGACCACCTCGCGCTGGACGAGATCAAGAAGCG GGGGATCCGGGTGGGGTACACCCCCGACGTGCTGACCGACGCCACGGCCGAGCTGTCCGtggccctgctgctgtctgCCTGCCGCCGCCTGCCCGAGGCTGCCGAGCAGGTCAAGAG TGGTGGCTGGACGACCTGGAAGCCCCTGTGGATGTGTGGGTATGGCCTGTCCGACAGCACCGTGGGCATCATCGGGCTGGGCAGGATCG GACAGGCAGTGGCCCGGCGCCTGAAGCCCTTTGGGGTCAGCAAGTTCCTGTACACCGGCAGCGGCCCCAAGCCAGAGAGCGCGGCTGAGTTTGGGGCTGAGTTTG TGCCGCTCACCAGGCTGGCCGAGGAGTCGGACTTCGTGGTGGTCACCTGTGCCCTGACGCCAGCTACCCAGGGCTTGTGCAACAAGGACTTCTTCGGCAGGATGAAGAAAACCTCTGTGTTCGTCAACACGAGCAG GGGGGCTGTGGTGAACCAGGAGGACCTGTACGAGGCGCTGGCCCAGGGGCGGATCGCGGCCGCCGGCCTGGACGTCACCACGCCGGAGCCGCTGCCCACGGACCACCCGCTGCTGTCCCTCAGGAACTGCG tgatCCTGCCACACATCGGGAGCGCCACGTACGCCACGAGGAGCACCATGGCCGTGCTGGCAGCCAAGAACCTGCTGGCCGGGCTGCGAGGGGAGCCCATGCCCCAcgagctgcagctctga
- the ZBTB5 gene encoding zinc finger and BTB domain-containing protein 5 — protein sequence MDFPGHFEQVFQQLNYQRLHGQLCDCVIVVGNRHFKAHRSVLAACSTHFRALFTVAEGDQSMNMIQLDSEVVTAEAFAALIDMMYTSTLMLGESNVMDVLLAASHLHLNSVVKACKHYLTTRTLPLSPPSERAQEQSARLQRSFMLQQLGLSIVSSALGSSQGAEEPPGALGAALRGGLEQRAAFPMRRLHKRKQSSEERARQRVRPAMDEPVADVAAESGQPGVHSREDFFSPDSLKIVDNSKADAVADNQEDNTIMFDQSFGAQEDAQVPSQSDNGEGNISQMSMASQATQVETSFDQEAAAEKSNFPCENPEVSLNEKEHMRVVVKSEPLSSPEPQDEVSDVTSQAEGSESVEVEGGVVSAEKIELSPESSDRSFSDPQSSTDRVGDIHIMEVSNNLEHKSSFSISNFLNKSRGSGFGASQSNDDNIPNTTSDCRMDSDAPYLMSPESGPAGSHSSATVSHVENPFSEPTDSHFVRPMQDVMGLPCVQTSGYRAAEQFGMDFPRSGLGLHSLSRAMMGSVRGGAGGFPGYRRIAPKMPVVTSVRSSQLQESSAGSQLMMNGGGSFEGGHLSQPGPPQLTRASADVLSKCKKALSEHNVLVVEGARKYACKICCKTFLTLTDCKKHIRVHTGEKPYACLKCGKRFSQSSHLYKHSKTTCLRWQSSNLPSSLL from the coding sequence ATGGATTTCCCGGGGCACTTTGAGCAGGTCTTCCAGCAGCTGAACTACCAGCGGCTGCACGGGCAGCTGTGCGACTGCGTGATCGTGGTGGGCAACCGGCACTTCAAGGCGCACCGCTCGGTGCTGGCCGCCTGCAGCACGCACTTCCGCGCGCTCTTCACCGTGGCCGAGGGCGACCAGAGCATGAACATGATCCAGCTGGACAGCGAGGTGGTGACGGCCGAGGCCTTCGCCGCGCTCATCGACATGATGTACACGTCCACGCTGATGCTGGGCGAGAGCAACGTGATGGACGTGCTGCTGGCCGCCTCGCACCTGCACCTCAACTCGGTGGTCAAGGCCTGCAAGCACTACCTGACGACGCGGACGCTGCCGCTGTCGCCGCCCAGCGAGCGCGCGCAGGAGCAGAGCGCGCGGCTGCAGCGCTCCTtcatgctgcagcagctggggctcagCATCGTCAGCTCGGCGCTGGGCTCCTCGCAGGGCGCCGAGGAGCCGCCCGGCGCGCTGGGCGCGGCGCTGCGCGGCGGGCTGGAGCAGCGCGCCGCCTTCCCCATGCGCCGCCTGCACAAGCGCAAGCAGTCCTCCGAGGAGCGCGCCCGCCAGCGCGTCCGCCCCGCCATGGACGAGCCCGTGGCCGACGTGGCTGCCGAGAGCGGGCAGCCTGGCGTGCACTCCCGGGAGGATTTCTTCTCCCCGGACTCGCTCAAGATCGTGGACAACTCCAAGGCCGACGCGGTCGCCGATAACCAGGAGGACAACACGATCATGTTCGACCAGTCCTTCGGCGCTCAGGAGGACGCCCAGGTGCCCAGCCAGTCTGACAACGGCGAGGGGAACATCTCCCAGATGTCCATGGCGTCCCAGGCCACGCAGGTGGAGACCAGCTTCGACCAGGAGGCTGCTGCCGAGAAGAGCAACTTCCCGTGCGAAAACCCCGAGGTCAGCCTGAATGAGAAGGAGCACATGAGGGTGGTGGTGAAGTCTGAGCCCCTGAGCTCCCCGGAGCCCCAGGACGAGGTGAGCGATGTCACCTCGCAGGCGGAGGGCAGCGAGTCGGTGGAGGTGGAAGGAGGAGTGGTGAGCGCGGAGAAGATCGAGCTGAGCCCCGAGAGCAGCGACCGCAGCTTCTCGGACCCGCAGTCCAGCACCGACAGGGTGGGGGACATCCACATCATGGAGGTGTCCAACAACCTGGAACACAAGTCTTCTTTCAGCATTTCCAACTTTCTGAATAAAAGCAGGGGAAGCGGCTTCGGCGCCAGCCAGAGCAACGACGACAACATTCCCAACACCACCAGCGACTGCAGGATGGACAGTGACGCCCCTTACCTGATGAGCCCGGAGTCGGGGCCCGCCGGCAGCCACTCATCTGCCACCGTGTCGCACGTGGAGAACCCGTTCAGCGAGCCCACGGACTCGCACTTCGTGCGGCCCATGCAGGATGTGATGGGCCTGCCGTGCGTGCAGACCTCCGGCTACCGAGCGGCGGAGCAGTTCGGCATGGATTTCCCGCGCTCGGGCCTGGGCCTGCACTCGCTGTCGCGGGCCATGATGGGCTCCGTGCGAGGCGGAGCCGGCGGCTTCCCCGGCTACCGCCGCATCGCCCCCAAGATGCCGGTGGTGACCTCGGTGCGCAGCTCGCAGCTGCAGGAGAGCTCGGCGGGCTCGCAGCTGATGATGAACGGCGGCGGCTCCTTCGAGGGCGGGCACCTGTCGCAGCCGGGCCCGCCGCAGCTGACGCGCGCCTCCGCCGACGTGCTGTCCAAGTGCAAGAAGGCCCTGTCGGAGCACAACGTGCTGGTGGTGGAGGGCGCGCGCAAGTACGCCTGCAAGATCTGCTGCAAGACCTTCCTGACGCTGACGGACTGCAAGAAGCACATCCGCGTGCACACGGGGGAGAAGCCCTACGCCTGCCTCAAGTGCGGCAAGCGCTTCAGCCAGTCCAGCCACCTGTACAAACACTCCAAGACCACCTGCCTGAGGTGGCAGAGCAGCAACCTGCCCAGCAGTTTGCTGTGA